A section of the Primulina eburnea isolate SZY01 chromosome 1, ASM2296580v1, whole genome shotgun sequence genome encodes:
- the LOC140810243 gene encoding amino acid transporter AVT1I-like has translation MNPKEQDHSSATNIPLLASNDDVEKGNRVLKTDGASFFETTFNGLNSLSGVGILSIPYALSNGGWLSLILLFMVASATFYTGLLIKRCMDFDLNIRTYPDVGDKAFGTRGRMVVSIFMHIELYLVATGFLIILVDNLHDLLARLELDFYGINIGGRQSLVIIVALILMPTVWINNMRALSYVSATGVLACVVTIGSVLWVGTSDDIGFHKKGTLINWTGIPTAFSLYMFSYGAHPVFPTLHNSMRNRRQFFWVLLVCFLFCSVTSACMAISGYLMFGSEVKSQITLNLPTNNISSKVAIYTALVTPLAKYALMLRPIVEGFEDLIQSHRGKKSYGFFVRTILVISSAIVASTVPFFGYLMALVGAFLNVTASILLPCFCYLKISGAYRKLGVEVAIIGFIVLMGLVILVTGTYTSLKKIIQNL, from the exons ATGAACCCAAAGGAACAAGATCACAGCTCTGCCACCAATATTCCTCTCCTAGCTTCCAACGATGATGTTGAGAAAGGAAATCGAGTTCTCAAGACCGACGGTGCTTCGTTTTTCGAGACAACTTTCAATGGATTAAATTCCTTATCAG GTGTTGGGATTTTGTCGATTCCATATGCATTGTCGAATGGCGGGTGGCTAAGCTTGATTCTTCTATTCATGGTTGCTAGTGCAACCTTCTACACAGGCTTGTTGATCAAAAGGTGTATGGATTTTGACCTGAATATACGAACCTATCCCGATGTAGGAGACAAGGCTTTTGGCACCAGAGGACGAATGGTTGTCTCGATTTTCATGCATATTGAACTGTACTTGGTTGCCACAGGTTTCCTGATAATTCTCGTGGATAATCTGCACGACTTATTAGCGAGGTTGGAACTCGATTTTTATGGCATCAACATTGGCGGAAGACAAAGTTTGGTCATAATCGTGGCACTAATATTGATGCCTACTGTTTGGATTAACAATATGAGAGCTCTTTCATATGTATCCGCCACTGGAGTTCTAGCTTGTGTTGTGACTATTGGATCGGTTCTATGGGTCGGTACATCTGATGACATTGGGTTTCATAAAAAGGGAACACTTATTAATTGGACAGGAATCCCTACGGCTTTCAGCTTGTACATGTTCAGTTACGGTGCTCATCCTGTATTCCCTACATTGCACAATTCTATGCGAAACCGACGACAATTCTTTTGG GTGCTGCTTGTATGCTTTCTTTTTTGTTCGGTTACTAGTGCATGCATGGCAATCTCGGGATATCTAATGTTCGGTTCAGAGGTAAAATCCCAGATAACACTGAACCTCCCAACGAATAATATTAGCTCTAAAGTGGCTATCTACACTGCCCTTGTCACTCCTTTAGCGAAATACGCACTGATGCTAAGGCCAATTGTTGAAGGATTCGAAGATCTGATACAATCTCATCGTGGGAAGAAATCTTATGGTTTCTTTGTCAGGACAATCTTGGTGATCAGCAGTGCCATTGTGGCCTCAACAGTACCATTTTTCGGGTATCTAATGGCACTTGTTGGAGCGTTTTTGAACGTCACAGCTTCGATATTACTTCCATGCTTTTGCTACTTGAAGATTTCAGGTGCTTATAGAAAACTGGGCGTTGAAGTGGCGATCATCGGATTCATAGTGTTGATGGGTCTTGTTATCCTCGTTACCGGCACCTACACATCCTTgaaaaaaataatccaaaaccTATAA
- the LOC140806950 gene encoding uncharacterized protein, with product MSRKMGRRRVAAGVDCGDSSSSSAESSFRELDDSFLQTQTRIWLEEVLDTKLDEDMHVSDLLQDGEILFELSKVVWNLLLTKCPELRYLKGRFGPFGSKKSSGRYRPYSNVDFFLKICKIMGLKGIDLFSPSDVVEKRDIRKVCICIRAFSKKARSKQLSVPDFDMVMYSVSMPKDMVGCIRRSLELSQSTVSSSSSSPKDWRSKLRQKNLHTPSDRDDDSCSDESDEAESRYMGGNSFPNLSKFDNAEVNSVLENNSQFDKISSFGVLSRKKPFHCGRNDAVDVVDSNFTSETGNSVVGDSSCISGDESSYIADYLAFSDLMVHATNDRNLAFLNGENKMFDFFLNPNSQGKNSDTRNPYNGCRRKFSDDDETEVSSTTSMTSVLCRVLNLELDDQYDTEHEFDKQYQEPLVSSGCKKSGTFEASLQVGLFDSLEAQSEAAIPAKYRPSSQSVCQELDKEFLEVESFGSCAKSDEVTSCMDNSGLVDTEASLIYENKDSVTVNECKQEKNEDIPAEKSSNERSNASHGIPWKLGRKPLVKMVFKGTAIAGVFFLLMHINGRTSGGNNALATKEYAQAKSKLPSKKPQISRVNGIYPAERIKF from the exons ATGAGTCGGAAGATGGGGCGACGGAGAGTGGCTGCCGGAGTGGACTGCGGGGATTCTTCATCGTCCTCTGCTGAATCCAGCTTCCGGGAGCTCGATGATTCTTTCTTGCAG ACACAGACTAGGATATGGCTTGAAGAAGTTCTTGACACGAAATTGGATGAGGATATGCATGTTTCCGATTTGCTTCAAGATGGAGAGATACT GTTTGAGTTGTCTAAAGTAGTTTGGAATTTGCTGTTGACAAAGTGTCCGGAGCTTAGATATTTGAAAGGTAGATTCGGGCCATTTGGTTCGAAAAAGAGTAGTGGGAGGTACAGGCCTTACTCGAACGTTGATTTTTTTCTGAAG ATATGCAAGATCATGGGATTGAAGGGCATCGATCTCTTTTCGCCATCGGATGTTGTTGAGAAAAGGGATATTCGAAAAGTTTGCATTTGCATCAGAGCATTCTCAAAGAAAGCCAGGTCTAAGCAACTAAGT GTTCCAGACTTTGATATGGTTATGTACTCTGTATCCATGCCCAAAGATATGGTCGGATGCATCAGGAGAAGCTTAGAATTATCACAATCAACTGTCTCGAGTTCGTCCAGTTCACCTAAAGACTGGCGATCAAAATTGAGACAG AAAAATTTGCATACGCCATCAGATAGGGATGATGATTCTTGCTCTGATGAGTCAGATGAAGCAGAAAGCAGATATATGGGTGGAAATTCTTTTCCGAATCTGAGCAAATTTGACAATGCTGAAGTAAATTCAGTCCTAGAAAACAATAGTCAGTTTGATAAAATATCTTCTTTTGGTGTATTGTCTCGGAAAAAACCTTTTCACTGTGGCAGAAATGATGCAGTAGATGTTGTTGATAGTAACTTTACCTCAGAAACTGGCAATTCTGTAGTTGGAGATTCGTCATGCATCAGTGGAGATGAAAGTAGTTATATTGCCGATTATTTAGCATTTTCAGATTTAATGGTCCACGCAACCAATGATAGAAACCTCGCCTTTCTTAATGGAGAAAATAAGATGTTTGATTTCTTTTTAAATCCCAATTCTCAAGGAAAAAATTCAGACACAAGAAATCCCTATAATGGATGTCGGAGAAAattttctgatgatgatgaaacGGAAGTATCATCCACCACTAGCATGACTTCTGTGCTGTGTCGGGTGCTCAATTTGGAGCTCGATGACCAGTATGATACGGAACATGAGTTTGATAAGCAGTATCAAGAACCATTAGTGTCAAGTGGATGCAAGAAATCAGGAACGTTTGAGGCCTCCTTGCAAGTTGGATTGTTTGATTCCCTTGAAGCTCAATCGGAAGCGGCAATTCCTGCAAAATATCGTCCTTCATCTCAGAGTGTATGCCAAGAATTGGACAAGGAGTTTCTTGAAGTTGAATCATTTGGCTCTTGTGCCAAAAGCGACGAAGTTACCTCTTGTATGGACAATTCCGGCTTGGTTGATACTGAGGCTTCTCTTATATATGAAAACAAGGACAGCGTGACGGTTAATGAG TGTAAACAAGAAAAAAATGAAGACATTCCAGCGGAAAAAAGTTCGAATGAAAGATCGAATGCCAGTCATGGAATCCCTTGGAAGCTTGGCCGAAAGCCACTCGTAAAAATGGTGTTTAAAGGCACAGCTATAGCTGGTGTCTTCTTTCTTTTGATGCATATCAA TGGCAGAACAAGTGGAGGGAACAATGCACTAGCAACCAAGGAATATGCTCAGGCTAAATCAAAGTTGCCGTCAAAGAAGCCACAAATAAGTAGAGTAAATGGGATATATCCTGCTGAAAGAattaagttttga
- the LOC140828081 gene encoding glutathione S-transferase T3-like, translated as MPIENEPPTPTFVPETQLSDRETRVDLENVQNADVDVEGTKKRIIWKKEEDELLARSYVTMSDDPVIGNDQKGNDFWRRVADYYNDNRPAGSSRRALNVIRSHWYNTVQKKVNRFIANYNSVYNTYRSGHSDEDILRFAYEKYRDENNGVAFNLEHMWRIMKHVHCSLHSPMITWLVQRKARISESGASNTSSNKDASIDLDINEEEIRPIGQKAAKRKGKNKEKSSMEDLTTRYDSLFESFTQYTNIKKNESEWKQKELAIEEMKAKAALNKSEAKKSKYLLKEYEILSKHTSQMTPEQLIVHEHMCDQIREK; from the coding sequence ATGCCAATCGAAAACGAGCCGCCAACTCCTACGTTTGTCCCAGAGACTCAGTTGTCCGACCGTGAAACACGAGTTGATCTCGAAAATGTGCAAAATGCTGATGTAGATGTTGAGGGTACGAAGAAGCGAATAATATGGAAAAAGGAGGAAGACGAGCTACTAGCGAGATCGTATGTCACAATGAGTGATGACCCAGTCATCGGCAATGATCAGAAGGGGAATGATTTCTGGAGACGTGTTGCGGACTACTATAATGACAATCGTCCCGCTGGTTCATCTCGGAGAGCTTTAAACGTGATTCGATCTCATTGGTACAATACCGTCCAAAAAAAGGTAAATCGCTTCATCGCAAATTATAATAGTGTTTACAATACTTATCGAAGCGGCCATAGTGATGAAGACATATTGCGGTTTGCATATGAAAAATATCGTGATGAAAATAATGGAGTTGCATTTAATCTGGAGCATATGTGGAGAATCATGAAACACGTCCACTGTTCACTCCACAGTCCGATGATCACTTGGTTGGTACAAAGGAAAGCGAGAATCTCAGAGTCGGGGGCTAGCAACACCTCATCGAACAAAGATGCGagtattgatttagatataAATGAAGAAGAGATTCGTCCAATTGGTCAAAAAGCCGCAAAAAGAAAAggtaaaaacaaagaaaaatcatCGATGGAGGATTTGACAACCAGATACGACAGTTTGTTCGAAAGTTTTACTCAGTATACAAACATAAAGAAGAACGAATCTGAATGGAAACAAAAAGAACTTGCAATAGAGGAGATGAAAGCAAAAGCGGCTTTGAACAAATCTGAAGCTAAAAAGAGCAAATATTTGCTTAAGGAATACGAAATCCTTTCGAAACACACTTCACAAATGACGCCGGAGCAGCTTATAGTTCATGAACATATGTGTGACCAAATTAGAGAGAAATGA
- the LOC140807081 gene encoding uncharacterized protein: MDEERRKRARSATLDELEEERASQKIPVIESQETDEDNTSASDRSADEDFEFSEDEFFYSEIQSDQIGFLDDDRYDFDYNEEMEEDDIDPDELSYEELIALGEMLGAESKGISETEISKHLNPLTCQSSINLLIDRCVICQVEYEEGDKIVTLHCDHPYHSDCITQWLQIKKICPVCGKEVSSAQMANTSNLNKR; this comes from the exons ATGGACGAGGAACGAAGGAAACGGGCGAGAAGCGCGACCTTAGACGAACTCGAAGAG GAAAGAGCTAGCCAGAAGATACCGGTTATAGAAAGTCAAGAAACCGACGAAGACAACACGAGTGCGTCCGACCGATCGGCGGACGAAGATTTTGAGTTTAGTGaagatgaatttttttataGTGAGATTCAAT CTGACCAGATAGGGTTTTTGGATGATGATCggtatgatttcgattataatgAG GAAATGGAGGAAGATGATATTGATCCAGATGAATTATCATATGAg GAATTGATTGCTCTTGGGGAAATGTTGGGCGCAGAGAGCAAAGGAATATCAGAAACTGAAATTAGTAAACATTTGAATCCATTAACATGTCAATCCTCCATCAATTTGCTAATTGACAG gtGTGTGATATGTCAAGTTGAGTATGAAGAAGGGGATAAAATAGTCACTTTACATTGTGACCATCCATACCATTCCGATTGTATAACCCAGTGGCTTCAGATTAAGAag ATTTGCCCCGTATGTGGGAAGGAGGTTTCATCTGCTCAAATGGCCAATACCAGTAATTTGAATAAAAGATAA